Proteins co-encoded in one Pseudoliparis swirei isolate HS2019 ecotype Mariana Trench chromosome 7, NWPU_hadal_v1, whole genome shotgun sequence genomic window:
- the LOC130196590 gene encoding ATP synthase subunit alpha, mitochondrial-like → MLSVRVASALARTLPRRAGFVSKAVPTACVGVNHLHTHRPWLQKTGTAEVFSILEDKILTADTSADLEETGRVLSIGDGIARVFGLRNVQAEEMVEFSSGLKGMSLNLEADNVGVVVFGNDKLIKEGDIVKRTGAIVDVPVGMELLGRVVDALGNAIDGKGPLGCSIRRRVGLKAPGIIPRISVREPMQTGIKAVDSLVPIGRGQRELIIGDRQTGKTAIAIDTIINQKRFNEGTDEKKKLYCIYVAIGQKRSTVAQLVKRLTDAGAMKYTIVVSATASDAAPLQYLAPYSGCSMGEYFRDNGKHALIIYDDLSKQAVAYRQMSLLLRRPPGREAYPGDVFYLHSRLLERAAKMNDNFGGGSLTALPIIETQAGDVSAYIPTNVISITDGQIFLETELFYKGIRPAINVGLSVSRVGSAAQTKAMKQVAGTMKLELAQYREVAAFAQFGSDLDATTQQLLNRGVRLTELLKQGQYCPMAIEEQVTVIYAGVRGYLDKLAPSKITRFEKAFLQHVLGQHQDLLTAIRVEGMISEASDVKLKQVVLSFLSSFE, encoded by the exons ATGTTATCCGTGAGAGTTGCATCAGCTTTGGCCAGGACCCTGCCCCGACGGGCTGGCTTT GTGTCCAAGGCTGTACCCACCGCCTGCGTCGGGGTCaaccacctccacacacacagaccatggCTGCAGAAGACAG GCACAGCAGAGGTGTTTTCCATCCTGGAGGATAAGATCTTGACGGCTGACACCTCTGCCGACCTGGAGGAGACCGGGCGTGTGCTGTCCATTGGTGACGGTATTGCCAGAGTGTTTGGGCTGAGGAATGTCCAGGCAGAAGAGATGGTGGAGTTCTCCTCTGGACTGAAG GGCATGTCTCTGAACTTGGAGGCCGACAACGTTGGTGTTGTGGTGTTCGGTAATGACAAACTGATCAAGGAGGGCGACATCGTGAAGAGGACCGGTGCCATCGTGGATGTCCCTGTTGGTATGGAACTGCTGGGCCGTGTGGTGGATGCTCTGGGAAATGCCATCGATGGAAAG gGTCCTCTGGGTTGCAGCATCCGTAGGCGCGTGGGTCTGAAGGCTCCTGGCATCATCCCTCGTATCTCTGTGAGGGAGCCGATGCAGACTGGAATCAAGGCTGTGGACAGCCTGGTGCCCATTGGCAGAGGCCAGCGTGAGCTGATCATTGGTGACAGGCAGACCGG CAAAACTGCCATCGCCATCGACACGATCATCAACCAGAAGCGCTTCAACGAAGGAACTgacgagaagaagaagctgtACTGCATCTACGTTGCCATCGGCCAGAAGAGGTCCACTGTCGCCCAGCTGGTGAAGAGGCTCACCGACGCCGGTGCCATGAAGTACACCATTGTGGTCTCTGCCACGGCCTCTGATGCCGCTCCTCTGCAGTACTTGGCCCCATACTCTGGCTGCTCCATGGGAGAGTACTTCAGAGACAACGGCAAGCATGCCCTGATCATCTATGATGATCTGTCCAAGCAG GCTGTTGCCTATCGTCAGATGTCGCTGCTGCTGCGTCGTCCTCCCGGTCGTGAAGCTTACCCCGGTGACGTGTTCTACCTGCATTCCCGTCTGCTGGAGAgagccgccaagatgaacgacAACTTCGGCGGCGGCTCCCTCACTGCCCTCCCCATTATTGAGACCCAGGCCGGTGACGTGTCTGCCTACATCCCCACCAATGTCATCTCCATCACAGACGGGCAG ATCTTCTTGGAGACCGAGCTGTTCTACAAGGGTATCCGCCCAGCCATCAACGTGGGTCTGTCTGTGTCCAGAGTAGGCTCTGCTGCCCAGACCAAAGCCATGAAGCAG GTGGCCGGTACCATGAAGTTGGAGCTGGCTCAGTACCGTGAGGTGGCTGCCTTCGCCCAGTTCGGCTCTGACCTCGACGCTACCACCCAGCAGCTCCTTAACAGAGGCGTCAGGCTCACTGAACTGCTCAAGCAGGGGCAGTACT GTCCCATGGCCATTGAGGAGCAGGTAACGGTCATCTACGCTGGAGTCAGAGGTTACTTGGACAAACTTGCGCCCAGCAAGATCACAAGGTTCGAGAAGGCTTTCCTGCAGCACGTCCTCGGCCAGCACCAGGACCTGCTTACCGCTATCAG GGTTGAAGGCATGATCTCTGAGGCATCAGATGTAAAACTGAAGCAGGTTGTCCTGTCCTTCCTGTCCAGTTTTGAGTAA
- the LOC130196591 gene encoding phospholipid phosphatase 1-like — MKTEVRRRRRNMFDAAGVPLIGLDAICLILVGLPFFILTPQHNPFKRGFFCNDESIRYPLKEDTISYQLLGGVMIPFTLVVIVCGECLSVYMSRIKNQSAGTKYVACVYKAVGSYVFGAAASQSLTDIAKYSIGRLRPNFLAVCQPAWNGINCQAGGYVENFTCTGEKFLVDEARLSFYSGHSSFSMYCMLFLVLYIQARLRSEWSRLLRPTIQFFLTATAVYVGLSRVSDYKHHWSDVLTGLLQGGLVATLTVFCVSNFFEQPVDPVVSQEEEASHTSFQENPPNGNHYGSTE; from the exons TTGGACTTCCATTTTTCATCCTCACCCCTCAACACAACCCCTTCAAGCGGGGTTTCTTCTGTAACGATGAGTCCATCCGATACCCCCTCAAAGAGGACACCATATCCTACCAGCTGCTGGGCGGAGTCATGATCCCCTTCACACTGGTCGTG ATCGTCTGCGGCGAGTGCCTTTCTGTTTACATGTCTCGCATCAAGAACCAGTCTGCGGGGACCAAGTACGTGGCGTGCGTCTACAAAGCAGTGGGCAGCTACGTGTTCGGAGCGGCCGCCAGCCAGTCCCTGACGGACATCGCCAAGTACTCCATCGGCCGCCTGAGGCCAAACTTCCTCGCCGTGTGCCAACCGGCGTGGAACGGCATCAACTGCCAAGCTGGCGGCTACGTGGAGAACTTCACCTGCACTGGGGAAAAGTTCCTGGTGGACGAGGCCAG ACTGTCCTTCTACTCTGGTCATTCATCCTTCTCCATGTACTGCATGCTGTTCCTTGTA CTGTACATTCAAGCGAGGCTGAGGTCCGAGTGGTCGAGGCTGCTGCGTCCCACCATCCAGTTCTTCCTGACGGCCACCGCTGTGTACGTGGGTCTGTCCCGCGTGTCCGACTACAAACATCACTGGAGCGACGTGCTCACTGGCCTCCTGCAGGGAGGGCTCGTGGCCACTCTCACA GTGTTCTGCGTGTCCAATTTCTTTGAACAGCCAGTGGATCCCGTGGTGTCACAGGAGGAAGAGGCCTCGCACACCAGCTTTCAGGAAAACCCTCCCAACGGGAACCACTACGGCAGCACGGAGTGA